A stretch of Phoenix dactylifera cultivar Barhee BC4 chromosome 16, palm_55x_up_171113_PBpolish2nd_filt_p, whole genome shotgun sequence DNA encodes these proteins:
- the LOC120104135 gene encoding tryptophan aminotransferase-related protein 2-like, with protein MEQNNENVVAKQETVISNTSGKPPASKDSVVNLDAGDPTMYESFWKGMGDQGAITISSSQTISYFSDVTNFCWFLEPEFAREIRRLHKLVGNAVTEDRYLIVGTGSSQLLQAAVYALSPSDTPNPMNVVSAVPYYSTYAPLMDYLRSGLFRWAGDACMFKGDAYIELVCSPSNPDGFLRQAILKSGGGKTIHDLAYYWPQYTPITSPADHDISIFTVSKSIGHAGSRLGWALVKDIVVARNMTKFIELNTIGVSKVSQIRAAKIVKVVSDSYENPIPENPDKLFDFGRRLLVNRWKKLREAVKASGIFSLPEFPSETCKFTGEKAETLPAFAWLKCEKEGIEDCASFLRSHKILTRGGSYFGAGPNYTRVSMIDRDETFDLFIERLSSLH; from the exons TGGAGACCCAACCATGTACGAGTCATTTTGGAAAGGGATGGGGGATCAAGGGGCCATCACCATTTCGAGTTCGCAGACGATAAGTTATTTCTCGGACGTGACTAACTTTTGCTGGTTTCTTGAACCCGAGTTTGCTCGAGAGATACGACGCCTTCACAAGCTCGTAGGCAACGCTGTGACTGAGGATCGATACCTAATcgttggcacaggctcgagccaGCTCTTGCAAGCTGCAGTCTATGCTTTATCACCATCGGATACCCCCAACCCAATGAATGTTGTGTCTGCCGTCCCTTACTACTCG ACATATGCGCCGCTGATGGATTACCTTCGATCTGGACTTTTTCGATGGGCTGGGGATGCATGCATGTTTAAGGGTGATGCATATATTGAGTTAGTCTGCTCTCCTAGCAACCCTGATGGCTTTCTAAGGCAAGCAATCTTGAAGTCTGGGGGTGGGAAGACAATTCATGACCTGGCCTACTATTGGCCTCAATATACACCAATTACTAGTCCAGCAGATCATGACATCTCGATCTTTACTGTCTCAAAGAGCATTGGCCATGCTGGATCTCGTCTTGG GTGGGCTCTAGTGAAGGACATCGTTGTTGCTCGGAACATGACCAAATTTATAGAGCTAAACACAATTGGAGTGTCCAAAGTCTCACAGATTCGAGCAGCAAAGATTGTTAAAGTAGTCTCGGATAGCTATGAGAATCCAATCCCTGAAAACCCAGACAAGCTCTTCGATTTTGGCAGGCGCCTTCTAGTCAATCGGTGGAAGAAGTTACGAGAAGCTGTCAAAGCCTCAGGCATCTTTAGCTTGCCGGAGTTCCCATCTGAAACTTGCAAATTCACTGGGGAGAAGGCTGAAACTCTTCCTG catttgcatggttgaaatgtgaaaaAGAAGGAATAGAAGATTGTGCGAGCTTTTTAAGGAGCCACAAGATCCTTACTCGAGGTGGGAGTTATTTTGGAGCAGGTCCCAACTATACCCGGGTTAGCATGATAGATCGAGACGAGACATTTGATCTTTTTATTGAAAGGCTTTCATCCCTTCATTGA